Proteins found in one Methanospirillum hungatei JF-1 genomic segment:
- a CDS encoding aldolase, with the protein MSKGFAVPLDVPKSEQDTYIRNLKTITHDSGRLMLFAGDQKIEHLNDDFYGEGIHPDDHDPEHLFRIAAKAKIGCFATQLGLIAKYGADYPKIPYLIKINSKTHLVPTAQHEPFSNLINTIDQVVAFRKCSKLNILGIGYTIYLGSEYESAMLSAAAQAIFEAHQNGLVTVLWIYPRGKAVGNEKDPHLIAGAAGVAACLGSDFVKVNPPKGEGASSAELIREATLAAGRTKVVCAGGSSVDAATFLTQLWEQIHVGGCSGNATGRNIHQKPLDEAVRMCNAIYAITVDGASVEDAIKIYHG; encoded by the coding sequence ATGAGCAAAGGCTTTGCTGTTCCTCTGGACGTACCAAAAAGTGAGCAGGACACGTATATTCGTAATCTGAAGACGATAACTCACGATTCCGGTCGGCTGATGCTTTTTGCCGGTGACCAGAAGATTGAGCATCTGAATGATGACTTCTATGGCGAGGGGATTCACCCTGATGACCATGATCCTGAACACCTCTTCAGAATAGCAGCGAAGGCAAAAATCGGGTGCTTTGCAACTCAGCTGGGACTTATCGCAAAATATGGTGCAGACTATCCCAAGATCCCGTACCTGATTAAGATCAATTCCAAGACCCACTTGGTACCGACAGCACAACATGAACCCTTCTCTAATCTTATCAACACCATTGACCAGGTTGTTGCATTCAGAAAATGCAGTAAACTGAACATCCTGGGTATCGGGTACACCATTTACCTGGGTTCTGAATATGAGTCGGCGATGCTCAGTGCTGCTGCACAGGCCATCTTTGAAGCACACCAGAATGGTCTTGTCACGGTCCTCTGGATCTATCCACGGGGTAAAGCGGTAGGGAATGAGAAAGATCCCCACCTTATCGCCGGAGCAGCAGGGGTTGCCGCATGTCTTGGATCAGACTTTGTGAAAGTTAACCCGCCGAAAGGAGAAGGTGCATCATCTGCAGAACTTATCCGGGAAGCAACCCTTGCTGCAGGACGGACAAAGGTTGTTTGTGCAGGCGGATCCAGTGTTGATGCTGCCACGTTCCTGACCCAACTCTGGGAACAGATCCATGTCGGAGGATGCAGCGGGAATGCAACCGGCAGAAATATCCATCAGAAACCACTTGATGAAGCGGTTCGGATGTGCAATGCCATCTACGCCATAACCGTGGATGGGGCCAGTGTGGAAGATGCGATCAAGATTTATCATGGCTGA
- a CDS encoding AAA family ATPase yields MKDQVITSIPLLKIPYGISNYHMIREEGYVYVDKTRFIRVLEGYPEPYVFFLRPRRFGNKPLCITPQFVL; encoded by the coding sequence ATGAAAGATCAAGTAATAACATCAATACCCCTTCTGAAGATTCCCTACGGTATCAGTAATTACCACATGATTCGGGAAGAGGGATATGTATACGTTGATAAAACCCGGTTCATCAGAGTGCTTGAAGGGTATCCTGAACCATATGTCTTTTTCCTTCGTCCAAGAAGATTTGGTAATAAGCCTCTTTGTATCACTCCTCAGTTTGTATTATGA
- a CDS encoding 6-phosphofructokinase: protein MADTTRKIKTIGILTGGGDCPGLNAVIRAVVKTAHLYDYSVIGIRNGWKGIVEGEVEPLTEFSVTGILPKGGTILGTSRTNPLKSEEQTQQMLSNLKRFGIDAVVAVGGDDTLSVATRLHQMNIPVVGIPKTIDNDLSGTDYTFGFDTAVSIVTDAIDRLHTTAESHHRIMVLEVMGRHAGWIATIAGIAGGADQILIPEVPFDIDDVCEGLKKRRERGKKFSIVVIAEGAKPTDMNNFVTASSKVDEFGHEQLGGIGHLLGRAIEERVGSETRVTVLGHVQRGGSPTAHDRVLATRYGVKAVQQIHEGNYGVMVALHGDKIVPIPLSDAITQKKVDPELYEMARIFY, encoded by the coding sequence ATGGCTGATACTACTCGGAAGATAAAAACAATCGGGATTCTGACCGGCGGTGGCGACTGTCCCGGTCTGAACGCAGTCATTCGTGCAGTGGTAAAGACTGCACATCTCTATGACTATTCGGTTATCGGGATTCGGAATGGATGGAAGGGTATTGTAGAAGGGGAAGTAGAGCCCCTGACAGAATTTTCCGTAACCGGTATTCTGCCGAAGGGGGGGACTATCCTTGGGACATCACGGACCAATCCCCTGAAGAGTGAGGAGCAGACCCAGCAAATGCTCTCAAATCTGAAGCGGTTCGGGATTGATGCCGTCGTCGCCGTCGGCGGGGATGACACGCTCAGTGTTGCAACCCGGCTGCACCAGATGAATATCCCTGTGGTGGGCATCCCAAAGACGATAGATAATGACCTCTCCGGAACCGACTATACCTTCGGATTTGATACTGCGGTATCCATTGTAACCGATGCCATAGACCGGCTCCATACCACTGCCGAATCCCATCACCGCATCATGGTACTTGAAGTGATGGGACGTCATGCAGGCTGGATTGCAACGATTGCCGGGATAGCAGGTGGAGCAGATCAGATCCTGATTCCTGAAGTGCCCTTTGATATTGACGATGTCTGTGAGGGCCTGAAGAAACGGCGGGAACGGGGTAAGAAGTTCTCCATTGTGGTCATCGCCGAGGGGGCTAAACCCACCGATATGAATAACTTTGTAACGGCCTCTTCAAAAGTGGACGAGTTCGGGCATGAACAGCTGGGTGGTATTGGTCATCTGCTTGGCAGGGCCATTGAAGAGCGGGTCGGTTCAGAAACCCGTGTCACCGTTCTTGGTCATGTGCAGCGGGGTGGGTCGCCGACCGCCCATGACCGTGTTCTGGCAACCAGGTACGGGGTTAAAGCAGTTCAGCAGATTCATGAGGGGAATTATGGCGTAATGGTCGCTCTCCATGGGGACAAGATAGTTCCGATTCCTCTAAGCGATGCCATTACCCAGAAGAAGGTTGATCCTGAACTCTATGAGATGGCCAGGATCTTTTACTAA
- a CDS encoding acetate--CoA ligase family protein: MEKKLLPEFEGYRILHEHGISIPDYSFVTSHEDALKAAEKLGYPVVIKVVSPQVIHKSDAGGVALNLSCPDAIQTALVQMDNRVKAAVPDAEISGYMVVQEVPSGTEFLIGGRIDPSFGKIITVGMGGILVELLHDFSMRVLPVSPDEYREMIREMSGYKLITGFRGRKPLDEDALVELLQKAGTMFFEDDRIIEFDINPVILYEKGAYAVDARMYVRSGEVPEIQERPVLPPVPDILHPKSIAVVGASRNPGKVGYAVFRNLLNFKGKLYPVNPQAEDILGIPVYKTLSDIPEPVEMVVVAIPAPKVPEIIHEAGSRGVKVAVILTAGFRETGEEGKKIEDELLRVARETGIRIVGPNCLGIIIPPLELNATFDVQSPLSGQIGFISQSGAIITTVLDWSISRRIGFSSVISVGNQSDMGFMEYLQVLDQDPTTYAIILYVEEIRDGREFIRYAATMRGRKPVIALKSGSSVRGQEAASSHTGSLAGSFETYIAAFRQSGVIPAYSLSEAFDIARLVVSEGYPRGKRTIILTNAGGFGVLAADYAESYGLEMINLPEVVFDELNRLLPDLWSHKNPVDLLGDSNASRFARVFDILIKYQNFWDIAVVITAPVALMDPKNLAHEMIRLSRFTRSMVVGCLLGGDSMKAAIDMLGEAHIPNYQDLQDAFRAVGSIISSCVIDGCNEEE, translated from the coding sequence ATGGAGAAAAAACTCCTCCCTGAATTTGAAGGATACCGGATTTTACATGAGCATGGGATATCAATACCGGATTACTCGTTTGTTACTTCCCATGAAGATGCACTGAAGGCTGCAGAGAAACTGGGATATCCTGTTGTTATCAAAGTCGTCTCCCCCCAGGTAATTCATAAATCAGATGCAGGTGGAGTGGCCCTGAATCTCTCCTGTCCTGATGCCATTCAAACCGCGCTGGTACAGATGGACAACCGGGTGAAAGCCGCAGTTCCCGATGCAGAGATATCCGGATACATGGTTGTTCAGGAGGTCCCTTCAGGGACTGAGTTTCTCATAGGCGGAAGGATTGACCCATCCTTTGGAAAGATCATCACCGTCGGGATGGGTGGAATCCTGGTAGAATTACTCCATGACTTTTCCATGAGGGTGTTACCGGTCTCACCTGATGAATACCGGGAGATGATCAGGGAGATGAGCGGGTATAAACTTATCACCGGATTTCGGGGGAGAAAACCACTTGATGAAGATGCCCTGGTCGAACTTCTGCAAAAAGCGGGTACGATGTTCTTTGAAGATGACCGTATTATTGAGTTTGATATAAACCCGGTCATTCTCTATGAGAAAGGAGCATATGCAGTTGATGCACGGATGTACGTGCGGTCAGGGGAAGTGCCTGAGATACAGGAGCGACCTGTGTTGCCCCCGGTTCCCGATATTCTGCACCCAAAATCCATCGCGGTTGTAGGTGCATCACGAAACCCGGGAAAAGTCGGGTATGCTGTCTTTCGTAACCTCCTGAACTTTAAAGGAAAACTCTACCCGGTCAATCCCCAGGCAGAGGATATCCTTGGTATCCCGGTTTATAAGACCCTCTCTGATATACCTGAACCTGTCGAGATGGTTGTTGTTGCCATCCCTGCACCAAAGGTCCCTGAGATCATCCATGAAGCCGGATCCAGGGGAGTAAAGGTTGCGGTCATTCTCACCGCCGGCTTTCGAGAGACCGGGGAAGAAGGGAAAAAGATAGAGGATGAGCTACTTCGTGTCGCACGGGAGACAGGAATCAGGATTGTCGGTCCGAACTGTCTGGGGATTATCATCCCGCCACTGGAACTGAATGCCACTTTTGATGTCCAGTCCCCCCTGTCCGGTCAGATTGGATTTATCTCCCAGAGTGGTGCGATCATTACCACCGTCCTTGACTGGTCCATCTCACGCCGTATCGGCTTTTCATCGGTCATCAGTGTCGGAAACCAGAGTGATATGGGATTTATGGAGTATCTGCAGGTTCTGGACCAAGACCCGACCACCTATGCGATAATCCTGTACGTTGAGGAGATCCGTGACGGTCGGGAATTTATACGATATGCTGCAACGATGCGTGGCAGAAAACCGGTCATTGCATTGAAATCCGGTTCATCTGTCCGTGGACAGGAGGCTGCATCATCACATACCGGTTCGCTGGCAGGAAGTTTTGAGACATACATTGCTGCGTTCAGACAGTCAGGCGTAATACCTGCTTATTCATTGAGTGAAGCCTTTGATATCGCAAGGCTGGTGGTATCAGAGGGGTACCCACGGGGAAAACGGACGATCATCCTGACAAATGCCGGAGGTTTCGGGGTTCTTGCAGCAGATTATGCAGAAAGCTACGGGCTTGAGATGATCAATCTGCCTGAAGTAGTGTTCGATGAGCTAAACCGGCTGCTCCCTGATCTCTGGTCACATAAAAATCCGGTTGATCTGCTTGGTGACAGCAATGCGTCACGGTTTGCCCGCGTCTTTGATATCCTGATAAAATACCAGAATTTCTGGGATATCGCGGTGGTCATTACCGCTCCGGTCGCCCTGATGGATCCGAAAAATCTGGCTCATGAGATGATTCGTCTCTCCCGGTTTACCAGATCCATGGTTGTCGGGTGTCTCCTTGGTGGAGATTCAATGAAAGCAGCCATCGATATGCTGGGCGAGGCTCACATACCAAATTACCAGGATCTTCAGGATGCCTTCAGGGCAGTTGGTTCAATCATCAGCTCCTGTGTGATAGATGGTTGCAATGAAGAAGAGTAA
- a CDS encoding ferric reductase-like transmembrane domain-containing protein codes for MDESAGIIRIWDDIHYMHSQRRFLLLFGILVLYGIPLLVIAGLETSWSLYTLLRIAGVWGFISLSLGALLNLKKGAVKSQFGRPFIRIHHYFAISGLILITIHPVLYAYLALDPGVFIPDFSSLYAFFATGGRTALILLYVAFCAGLVRMALKNRWRYIHILVYPALIIAAVHANLIGQTMTHPLIYLIINGLALSVCCTFVYMRVHKMNPGSGRHRTDR; via the coding sequence ATGGATGAATCCGCAGGTATCATACGGATATGGGACGACATACACTATATGCACTCTCAGCGTCGCTTCCTGCTTCTCTTTGGGATACTGGTGCTGTATGGAATCCCCCTGCTTGTCATAGCCGGACTGGAAACATCCTGGTCATTATATACTCTCCTCCGTATTGCGGGGGTATGGGGTTTTATCTCATTATCGCTTGGTGCTCTGCTCAACCTGAAGAAAGGTGCGGTGAAGTCTCAGTTCGGGAGACCCTTTATCAGAATTCACCATTATTTTGCTATCAGCGGTCTGATTCTGATCACCATTCATCCGGTATTATACGCATATCTTGCTCTTGATCCCGGAGTGTTTATCCCTGACTTCTCATCATTATATGCCTTTTTTGCCACCGGTGGACGTACTGCTTTAATTCTTCTGTATGTGGCTTTTTGTGCAGGCCTGGTCAGAATGGCACTGAAGAACCGGTGGAGATATATTCATATTCTTGTGTACCCTGCCCTGATTATTGCGGCAGTGCATGCAAATCTTATCGGTCAGACGATGACTCATCCTCTTATATACCTGATCATAAACGGTCTGGCTTTGTCTGTGTGTTGCACGTTCGTGTACATGAGGGTTCACAAAATGAACCCGGGTTCCGGGAGACACCGTACCGATAGATGA
- a CDS encoding endonuclease III domain-containing protein, which yields MRDWNTADLIHFYTALRDAHGLQHWWPADTAFETIIGAILAQNVSWRGARQAVCALQEADLMDADILYQAGQDTIAPLIRSSRYYNQKARKIMTFLSWFLETCDGDVSRMASLPTDQVREELLNLSGFGPETVDSILLYALEKPVFVVDAYTRRIGSRQGWFEDDASYDQMQEFFMNRLSPDVPLYNDYHAQIVYLGNKLCKKTPLCSICPVRDTGSTRCQYARPE from the coding sequence ATGAGAGACTGGAACACCGCAGACCTCATTCATTTTTATACCGCTCTTCGTGATGCTCACGGACTGCAGCACTGGTGGCCGGCAGATACTGCATTTGAAACAATAATTGGCGCGATATTAGCCCAGAATGTGTCATGGAGGGGAGCTCGCCAGGCGGTGTGTGCCCTACAGGAGGCAGACCTTATGGATGCAGATATACTGTATCAGGCTGGTCAGGATACCATTGCTCCCCTGATCCGTTCCTCCCGATATTACAACCAGAAAGCCAGGAAGATCATGACATTTCTGAGCTGGTTTCTTGAGACCTGTGATGGTGATGTATCCAGAATGGCATCCCTTCCGACTGATCAGGTCAGAGAGGAACTCCTGAACCTCTCCGGATTCGGACCGGAGACCGTTGATTCAATCCTGTTATATGCTCTTGAAAAACCAGTCTTTGTGGTCGACGCATATACCCGTCGGATTGGATCCAGACAGGGATGGTTTGAAGATGATGCATCATATGACCAGATGCAGGAGTTTTTCATGAACCGGTTATCCCCGGATGTTCCGTTATACAATGATTATCATGCCCAGATCGTGTACCTGGGTAATAAACTCTGCAAAAAAACACCCTTGTGTTCTATATGTCCGGTACGGGACACAGGCAGTACCCGGTGTCAGTATGCAAGGCCCGAATGA
- a CDS encoding response regulator: protein MPPNVLIVDDEPALNELFVIGLNKYGFKTEGVLGGQECLDLLSTQYRPDLILLDMMMEPMDGWETLNRLKRIEEVKHIPVIMQTGKNLTYREAEQFSYCIEDYIMKPITPKRCIDHITSALDKVRSIEEIISHGLRAGYPEEKIRRLARLYRTIEVAQKLLIILEERYGNHNPSEDNETYGPIEYSGFLLRLQQEYDELQKEINFTLGGLKPLPKN, encoded by the coding sequence ATGCCTCCGAACGTGCTGATCGTAGATGATGAACCCGCCTTAAATGAGTTGTTTGTTATAGGCCTCAATAAATATGGGTTTAAAACTGAAGGGGTTCTTGGCGGGCAGGAGTGTCTGGATCTCCTTAGTACTCAGTACCGTCCTGATCTCATCCTCCTTGATATGATGATGGAACCTATGGACGGATGGGAGACACTTAACCGGCTGAAACGAATAGAAGAGGTCAAACATATCCCGGTCATCATGCAGACCGGTAAAAACCTGACCTACCGTGAAGCTGAGCAGTTCTCCTATTGTATTGAAGATTATATCATGAAACCTATCACTCCAAAGCGGTGTATCGATCATATCACCAGTGCTTTGGACAAAGTCAGATCAATTGAAGAAATAATAAGTCATGGATTGCGCGCCGGGTATCCGGAGGAGAAGATCCGCAGGCTTGCACGGCTCTATCGGACGATAGAAGTCGCACAAAAACTCCTGATAATCCTGGAAGAACGATACGGGAATCATAACCCTTCAGAAGATAATGAAACATACGGACCTATTGAGTATTCGGGTTTTCTCCTCCGTCTTCAGCAGGAATATGATGAACTGCAAAAAGAGATTAATTTCACTCTCGGCGGTCTGAAACCGCTCCCAAAAAATTAA
- a CDS encoding ABC transporter ATP-binding protein, producing the protein MIEASSLTKMYGDVTALSDVSFTCREGEIFGIIGHNGAGKTTLLKILSGLILPTSGSLVIGNLDLVSDPMQVRSQIGYLPEESRLYETMLVPDYLRFFGEIYGLDRLTIQARADLLLAQLSLQPDGKQIGNLSKGMKRKVAIARSLIHDPSILIYDEPGSGLDPMTTRFIIEYLKQLRTEGKTIILSAHNLAQVEEICDHVMILKRGKVVVFGTMPELREQFGSIRYEIWYIWPEDSKPPIQADQSGNLWMSVAHSIEALNEITSTISSGGGTVERIESRYPSLEEILVKIGK; encoded by the coding sequence ATGATTGAAGCATCGTCCTTAACGAAGATGTACGGGGATGTTACCGCCCTCTCCGATGTTTCATTCACCTGCAGAGAGGGGGAGATATTCGGCATTATCGGCCACAACGGAGCAGGAAAAACAACGCTCCTGAAGATCCTATCAGGTCTTATCCTTCCCACATCAGGCTCCCTGGTTATTGGAAATCTGGATCTGGTATCAGATCCCATGCAGGTACGTTCACAGATAGGATACCTGCCTGAGGAGTCGCGGCTGTATGAAACGATGCTCGTCCCGGATTATCTCCGGTTCTTTGGAGAAATTTACGGGCTTGACCGGTTAACCATTCAGGCACGGGCTGATCTTTTGCTCGCCCAGTTATCCCTCCAGCCGGATGGGAAACAGATAGGAAACCTCTCGAAGGGGATGAAGCGAAAGGTTGCCATCGCCCGATCCCTTATTCATGACCCTTCGATCCTTATCTATGATGAACCAGGATCTGGCCTGGACCCGATGACAACCCGGTTTATCATTGAATATTTAAAACAACTCAGAACTGAGGGCAAGACCATCATCCTCTCTGCCCATAACCTGGCCCAGGTTGAAGAGATATGCGACCATGTCATGATTTTAAAGCGGGGGAAAGTGGTGGTGTTTGGCACGATGCCTGAACTGCGCGAACAGTTCGGATCCATCAGGTACGAGATCTGGTACATCTGGCCGGAAGATTCAAAGCCACCCATTCAGGCAGACCAGTCAGGAAATCTCTGGATGTCGGTCGCTCACTCTATAGAGGCACTCAATGAGATAACGAGCACTATCAGCTCCGGCGGTGGCACGGTTGAGCGAATCGAATCCAGGTACCCGTCTCTGGAAGAGATTTTGGTTAAAATTGGAAAGTGA
- a CDS encoding PrsW family intramembrane metalloprotease, protein MTRDLLPVAIVLLVLLVGVSGFTAQKGIHLQDGIYRVGVDSQMYLDIIGSDPRYVVYSLPSDGTNIRSLGLDLAIRAGSLLRANGEKGAAAQKSFERDYQAYQDYIYRQQTDLFAAYPVWIDSEYIVSELDFLATQSGQQVAAPRTASPTPPEPENIETDIIPPSGIIPADMEHLRLQLEEEAARGADQLGRYTNLLSQQEALGELRIPSMLSPPLPFDTIIFIFVFIFPLYFTSQFFMMSIMNERTLRQGEALIASPVRPVILVLGKMLPYAVGMILIVVAILFTVKADVLAILPLIPVILFFLSFALFIGMVARSYKELSFISIFFSTIATSYLFFPSIFANVHIVSLLSPVTLVVHVIDGTGYTLTDYIYSTTLFYLTSLILFGVCIRNFHEEQLFTEKGLLDALALYLGALISNRYWYLSLILISVMTIPFVFMAQMMYLVLFFNLPMPYSLILIMVLAAMTEELVKAAGFVGLISHRYPPLTWKIVVLASLLIGFGFLLGEKLLLFVTISQIADSIFGAALFMSLGLLWVPFLLHSGTVFCTGAVVKIWGKNAFPIGITVATVMHTIYNLYMLRGWVW, encoded by the coding sequence ATGACCCGGGACCTTTTACCGGTTGCCATAGTGCTGCTCGTTCTCCTGGTGGGTGTCAGTGGGTTTACAGCACAAAAAGGTATTCATCTGCAGGATGGAATCTACCGGGTCGGGGTGGACAGTCAGATGTACCTGGACATCATTGGCAGCGATCCCCGGTATGTTGTCTACTCCCTTCCGTCAGACGGTACCAATATCAGGTCACTGGGGCTTGATCTTGCTATCCGTGCCGGGTCTCTCCTTCGGGCAAACGGGGAGAAAGGTGCGGCAGCCCAGAAGAGTTTTGAGCGGGATTACCAGGCGTATCAGGACTACATCTATCGTCAGCAGACCGACCTGTTTGCGGCCTATCCGGTCTGGATTGATAGTGAGTACATTGTCAGCGAGCTCGACTTTCTTGCAACCCAGAGCGGTCAGCAGGTGGCAGCACCTCGAACCGCATCCCCGACTCCGCCTGAACCAGAAAATATTGAGACAGATATCATCCCTCCTTCAGGGATCATCCCTGCAGATATGGAACATCTTCGTCTCCAGCTTGAGGAAGAGGCGGCCCGGGGGGCTGATCAGCTGGGAAGATATACTAATCTTTTGTCCCAGCAGGAGGCTCTTGGAGAACTGCGGATTCCTTCCATGCTCTCTCCCCCACTGCCCTTTGATACCATCATCTTCATCTTTGTCTTTATATTCCCGCTCTACTTCACATCCCAGTTCTTCATGATGAGTATCATGAATGAGCGGACCCTTCGTCAGGGTGAAGCGCTTATTGCATCACCGGTCAGGCCAGTCATCCTGGTACTTGGGAAGATGCTCCCCTATGCAGTCGGGATGATCCTGATTGTTGTTGCAATTCTCTTCACGGTGAAGGCGGATGTTCTCGCAATCCTGCCTCTTATACCCGTTATCCTGTTTTTCCTGTCATTTGCACTCTTCATCGGGATGGTGGCCAGAAGTTATAAGGAACTCTCGTTTATCTCTATCTTCTTCTCAACCATCGCGACATCATACCTCTTCTTCCCCAGCATCTTTGCAAATGTCCATATTGTCAGTCTCCTCTCCCCGGTAACGCTGGTGGTTCATGTGATTGACGGGACCGGATACACCCTGACGGATTATATCTACTCAACCACCCTCTTTTACCTGACCAGTCTCATCCTCTTCGGTGTCTGTATCAGAAACTTTCATGAAGAGCAGCTCTTTACTGAGAAAGGACTCCTTGATGCACTGGCGCTCTACCTTGGTGCTCTTATCTCAAACAGGTACTGGTATCTCTCCCTCATCCTCATCTCGGTGATGACTATCCCCTTCGTCTTTATGGCCCAGATGATGTATCTGGTGCTCTTTTTCAACCTCCCGATGCCCTATTCCCTCATTCTTATCATGGTACTGGCAGCGATGACCGAGGAACTGGTAAAGGCAGCAGGCTTTGTCGGACTAATTTCGCACCGGTATCCCCCCCTGACCTGGAAGATTGTCGTCCTTGCGTCACTTCTTATCGGGTTTGGCTTTCTCCTTGGTGAGAAGCTGCTCCTCTTTGTGACCATCTCGCAGATCGCTGATTCCATCTTCGGGGCGGCTCTCTTTATGTCTCTGGGCCTCCTCTGGGTGCCGTTTCTTCTCCATTCAGGGACCGTATTCTGCACCGGTGCAGTAGTGAAGATATGGGGGAAGAATGCGTTTCCTATCGGGATTACTGTTGCAACCGTGATGCATACTATCTATAATCTGTATATGCTCCGGGGGTGGGTATGGTGA
- the dinB gene encoding DNA polymerase IV, with protein MDENLIRIHPEMMNEQIILHLDMDSFYASVEIRNNPDLSGKPVVIGADPMQGTGRGVVSTCSYEARAFGIHSAMPISQAYHLCPHAIFIPPHMATYAQVSATIMQILRGIAGEIEQVSIDEAYLDLSCDRSYELAAHHAANIKQVIRNQVGLTCSVGLAPSRIYAKMASEQQKPDGLTVVSPDTLESFLKPLPVGKIPGIGKKSAQVLINAGLQTIGDIARCDIQTLQDMFGSHAVRLHQIARGQDREGLRESGKRRSISREHTFLRDSTSPDEILGSLHTMILSLCHELEEQNIYSRTIGIRIRYTGFITRTKSVTLMQPTREVRVIECAIDGLFTEMWDRSPVRLIGVRFSGLIHPDPVQRSLSDF; from the coding sequence ATGGATGAGAACCTGATACGAATACACCCGGAGATGATGAACGAACAGATCATTCTGCATCTTGACATGGACTCTTTTTATGCCTCGGTCGAGATACGGAACAATCCTGATCTCTCAGGAAAACCAGTAGTCATCGGTGCAGATCCCATGCAGGGGACGGGTCGCGGGGTAGTGAGCACCTGTTCCTATGAAGCACGGGCATTTGGTATCCACTCCGCTATGCCGATATCACAGGCCTATCACCTCTGCCCTCATGCCATCTTTATCCCTCCCCATATGGCTACGTATGCGCAGGTTTCAGCAACAATTATGCAGATACTTCGGGGGATAGCCGGAGAGATTGAGCAGGTGTCTATTGATGAAGCGTACCTTGATCTCAGTTGTGACCGGTCATATGAACTGGCTGCACACCATGCTGCCAATATAAAGCAGGTGATACGAAACCAGGTCGGACTGACCTGCTCTGTCGGACTTGCCCCTTCACGGATCTATGCAAAGATGGCATCCGAACAGCAGAAACCGGACGGTCTCACGGTTGTGTCTCCTGATACTCTCGAGTCATTCTTAAAACCACTGCCTGTAGGAAAAATTCCCGGGATCGGGAAAAAATCTGCGCAGGTCCTGATCAATGCCGGATTACAGACCATTGGTGATATAGCCCGGTGTGATATCCAGACATTACAGGATATGTTTGGTTCGCATGCTGTCAGGCTTCATCAGATTGCCAGGGGGCAGGATCGCGAAGGCCTTCGGGAATCTGGAAAAAGGAGATCGATCAGCCGTGAACATACCTTTTTACGGGATTCGACATCGCCTGATGAGATCCTGGGTTCACTGCATACAATGATTCTCTCCTTATGTCATGAACTTGAGGAACAGAATATATACTCGCGCACCATCGGAATCAGGATCCGGTATACCGGCTTTATAACGAGAACAAAATCGGTGACCCTGATGCAGCCAACCCGTGAGGTCAGGGTGATTGAATGCGCTATTGACGGGCTTTTTACGGAGATGTGGGATAGGTCCCCGGTCCGGCTGATTGGAGTGAGGTTTTCCGGACTTATTCATCCCGATCCGGTTCAGAGATCCCTGTCTGATTTTTAA